Proteins encoded by one window of Castor canadensis chromosome 2, mCasCan1.hap1v2, whole genome shotgun sequence:
- the Chrm5 gene encoding muscarinic acetylcholine receptor M5, with product MEGESYHNATTVNGTPVNHQPLERHGLWEVITIAAVSSVVSLITVVGNVLVMISFKVNSQLKTVNNYYLLSLACADLIIGTFSMNLYTTYILMGHWVLGSLACDLWLALDYVASNASVMNLLVISFDRYFSITRPLTYRAKRTPKRAGIMIGLAWLISFILWAPAILCWQYLVGKRTVPADECQIQFLSEPTITFGTAIAAFYVPVSVMTILYCRIYRETEKRAKDLADLQGSNSVAEAEKRKPAPRPLLSSCFSRPRPTLAQRERNQASWSSSRRSSSTTGKPPQATGPGTDWAKAEQLTTCSSYASSEDEDKPTPDPVVPGVCKSQAKDSPQEDFSAEETKETFVNAQAENNDFNTPKYFLSPAAAHRLKSQKSIDCKFRLVVKADGTQETNNGCRKVKIIPCSFPMSKDPSTKGLNPSLSHQMTKRKRMVLVKERKAARTLSAILLAFIITWTPYNIMVLVSTFCDKCVPVPLWHLGYWLCYVNSTVNPICYALCNRTFRKTFKMLLLCQWKKKKGEEKLYWQGNSRLP from the coding sequence ATGGAAGGGGAATCTTATCACAATGCAACCACTGTCAACGGCACCCCAGTAAATCACCAGCCTTTGGAGCGCCATGGGTTGTGGGAAGTCATCACCATTGCAGCTGTGAGTTCTGTGGTCAGCCTGATCACTGTTGTGGGTAATGTCCTGGTCATGATCTCCTTCAAAGTCAACAGTCAGCTCAAGACGGTCAACAACTACTACCTGCTCAGCTTAGCCTGTGCGGACCTCATCATCGGAACCTTCTCCATGAACCTCTACACCACCTACATCCTCATGGGACACTGGGTGCTTGGGAGTCTAGCATGTGACCTTTGGCTGGCACTGGACTATGTGGCCAGCAACGCCTCTGTCATGAACCTGCTGGTGATTAGTTTTGACCGATACTTTTCCATCACAAGACCCCTGACCTACCGGGCCAAGCGTACCCCAAAGAGGGCTGGCATCATGATTGGCTTGGCCTGGCTGATCTCCTTCATCCTCTGGGCCCCAGCGATCCTCTGCTGGCAGTACTTGGTCGGGAAGCGGACGGTACCAGCAGATGAGTGCCAGATCCAGTTCCTCTCTGAGCCCACCATCACCTTTGGCACTGCCATAGCTGCCTTCTATGTCCCTGTTTCTGTCATGACCATCCTCTACTGCCGGATCTACCGGGAAACAGAGAAGAGGGCCAAGGACTTGGCTGACCTCCAGGGCTCTAACTCTGTGGCtgaagcagagaagagaaagccGGCTCCCAGGCCTCTGCTCAGTTCCTGTTTTAGCCGCCCTCGGCCCACCCTGGCTCAGAGGGAGAGGAACCAGGCCTCCTGGTCATCTTCCCGCAGAAGCTCCTCCACCACAGGGAAGCCACCCCAAGCCACTGGCCCAGGCACCGACTGGGCCAAAGCTGAGCAGCTCACTACCTGCAGCAGCTATGCCTCCTCGGAGGACGAGGACAAGCCCACCCCTGACCCAGTTGTCCCCGGGGTCTGTAAGAGTCAGGCCAAGGACAGCCCACAGGAGGATTTCAGTGCAGAAGAGACCAAAGAAACGTTTGTGAACGCTCAAGctgaaaacaatgattttaaCACCCCAAAATACTTCCTATCTCCAGCTGCTGCTCACAGACTCAAGAGTCAGAAAAGCATTGACTGCAAGTTCCGATTGGTGGTAAAAGCTGACGGGACCCAGGAGACCAACAATGGCTGCCGTAAGGTGAAAATCATACCCTGCTCCTTCCCGATGTCCAAGGACCCTTCAACAAAAGGCCTGAATCCCAGCCTCAGCCATCAAATGACCAAACGGAAGAGAATGGTCCTAGTGAAAGAGAGGAAAGCCGCCCGGACCTTGAGTGCCATTCTGCTGGCTTTCATCATCACGTGGACTCCTTACAACATCATGGTCCTGGTGTCCACCTTCTGTGACAAGTGCGTCCCCGTCCCACTATGGCACTTGGGCTATTGGTTATGCTATGTCAACAGCACCGTCAACCCCATCTGCTATGCACTCTGCAACAGAACCTTTAGGAAGACATTCAAGATGCTTCTGCTCTGccagtggaaaaagaaaaaaggagaagagaagttGTACTGGCAGGGGAACAGCAGGCTGCCCTGA